The genomic interval TTCTTATACTAAAGCCCTTAATATTatgataaacaaaaatacagtttaACTTTTCCCCAGAATGAAAGAGTATGATCTACAACAAAAGCCCTAGCTTTTCAATTTTTCTCATGTTATtctatttacttttttattattttcatttaatttgttCCATTGTAAGGTATCATAATGTAAAGGTGTATTGTTGTTGCCATGTTTGTACATGACAAATtgctgaataaataaataaatagatcgaaataaataaataaataaaaattagggTCAATATATTCTGCACACGTTACGCtacatgtcattcaaaatgacatttaaattgTAACTTACAAATTAGTTTCTATTAAATTAGTATTCCTACTAataattttccttttttgttagtttgtttattagatttttcccagaAAATCAGACATCTGTATTCTTCCcactttaaaatttaaataagaTTTTGTCCTGTCTCACATCAGACTATTCAACGTATGACATCATAATGTTGACATCATCAAGTAAATATAATACAAACCACACCACAGATGTTGCATCTGTGTTGgtcacaaataaacaaagatgTTCAAATATAAAAAGCATATTTACCagtgtaaatgtgtttattttattattgcaTAACCCTGagattttataattttaatgtttataaacaaaaacaggtTAACACGCATTTTTTGTCTGCATCTGTTAACAGATCAAGCTTACCTATGGTCATGCCTCTCAGGAAATGATTGTCTTTATCTGACTGTTTTAAATTTCTTTCATTAAAACATCGAGATCATTGAGTCAATGGCAGATTTGCACATCATTCTTTCTTTCACATGCAGGCAGACACAGATGAGTTAGTTTCAGTGTGTCGATTTGAAGGTTACTAGGGTGTTCAGAATGTGCTACAGTCTCAAATCAAAAGATCAACCCAAGCCTCAATGATATCCTGGACCTTAAAGTTGCAACCTAAAGGGAtagctcacccaaaaatttCAACTCTGTAATAATTTTCTGACTCTCATGCTGCAACAAACCTGCATACACTTCTTTATTCTgatgagcaatgtttgtaaccaaaccgatcacgAGCCCCactaacttccatagtaggaaaaagaatactatgaaagtcaatggggctcatgaacggtttggttacaaacatttaataaaatatcttcctttgtgttaatcagaacaaagacatttataaaagTATGTTACAACataaaagtgagtaaatgatgacagaattttattttttgggtgaactatccttttaacaCTTTAAACCCTAATGCTAAATATATGCAATTGTGCTGCATGCCTTAGTAAGCACCCAtaattgcttatttattttatattctcCTACATATAACAGGTGTTTACAGGtgcacaaaataaatgaaacattgCAGATTAACTCTTTAGTACCCAAATCACACTTACCTTAAAGGTGCTTGTGTATGTAAGGGTAAGGATGGCTTCTACATATTTGTTAGTGGTTTTCATgcatacaaaaattaaaaagaccCTCATTGTTGTGAAACACTTTGTTTGAGCAACATTTAATAGTTATACTTTCATGTTATTATCATTCACCATAAGTAAACGTATTTTAGGCAATAATATATTCAATACTTTACCTTTATGCATTAACATAGTTATCAATATTCATAGTTTATATTCACATTTTCATTAtacaatgagattttaaagaccttttatcactcaaaaaaaaacaaacattggaaCTGAGAGGATATCATTCACAATTTCATGCTTTGCTCTTTGTTTCAAAATCtcgttacatttattttttctctcgTCTCGTCTATtttttctcacacacacacactctgtcCGATTCCTCTTTATCCCATCTTTATTATTTTTGGAAAAGAAATAAAGAGCAATGAATCTTGaagaataataatttaaaattgcaGAAAAAACACAATCaataaatattcctttaaacccAGTTCTAGCATTGCTACAGTTACTTCTCTGTGAGAGACAGCTGCAGTATCCTTTCCAGCTCTTCCTCTTCTTCCCTCCTCGTCCTTTTGGGAACAAATAGAGAAATGTTATTGGCTAGAGCGAACAGAGAAAGATCTGTTGTAAAACATGTCTTCCAGTGTCAGAAAAGCCGCAGATATTTACTGTACACTGGTACACTGTGACTTTTATAGTGAATAAAAGTCTTGTAGTGAAttcttttatgtattttttatctgtTGTTTAACATTATATAAAGAGCTCAGATTCAAAACCCTTTAAATGCATCTGACACCTTTTTAAAAATCTGACATAATGACATAAGAGTaagtaaataataacaaaattaaATTGTTTTGGTGAGCAGCACTCTAGGTTTCAGAAAAGCTGTGTCGATTCATTTGTCATTTCTGGTTGTTTTTTAGTCTTACCTATCTAACTCTTCCTGCTCTCGGCATGAAAGCTCCATAGCGATGCGTAGCTGTTCGTCAAAACTGCTGGCCACAGCAAACGCTCCTGGCGCCCGAGGCTCGGCCAATGAGCTGTAACATGGAGGGGAGTTGAGGTTGGGATCGGGTGGGGATGGTTGTCCGGGATCTGACTCCCCACTGTCACCTCCAGCCAATGACAAAGATAAAGATTCCTGAATCGCCCTGTCAGAAACAGAGATATAGAGAGATTAACCGATCGGATTTAAAACTGCGAAGCAATATGCAGCAGAGCATTAGCAACCTCACACACAGACCTCTCAAGCTGAGAGTCTTCCTCATAAAGCGGAGGCTGAGAAACTGGACGAGTGTTAGTGAGAGCCTCCCATATGGTTACCTACAGTGAGGAAGAGGATAGAGAACATGAGCCAGTGTTTGGAAAGCAGAGATTTTTAGTATTGATTGTGCAGGGATTTAACCACCACCGATATTGTAAGGGACCCATCACCCTAAACATTTAGTGGTGGATATTCAGATTAGTATTTCTTGCTGGCTAAGTAATCAATTATTACATTTCGTTCCtcacaaaaacaaatattgtaatatGTGTATTGTAATATGTGTCATAAGTCACacggtatatttgtagcaatagccaaaaatacattgtatgattcaaaattattgttttttatgccaaaaaattattaggatattaagCGAAGATTATGTTTCATgtagatattttgtaaatttcttactgtaaatatattaaaaatgtatttattattagtaatatgtgttgatATGGACTTTATTGGGACAACTTTAAAAGGCGATTtcctcaatatttagatttttgggAAAATTGGAATCCAGATTTGCCAAATATTGtccaatcaaaaaaaaaaaaaaaaacatacaccaattaaaatcttatttattcagcttttagattatgtataaatcttgagactggttttgtggtccagggtcacacataTGAAGTTAAAGCGACACCATATTGTTTTTCAACcatcataataaattttcaagatccttgtgatagtacatcgactttaaataggttgaatgacatgtctaccatatgcctgacggggtctgtatcgtatcgcttttactcgtactttaaaacttagggtttcgggtagtaaccagagcacaaaaaactacaaaattcgactgctttatggcatacgtcacttcctcgacacaattttttttaaacgtgaatttagctggaggctacttaaggagtgtagagagcaacttctatTATGTGATTCTGTGGCACCGTGTTAGTGTCAGGTACCTATGACACGGGTgacccgggttcaaatcccctttaaggcaattttttatataaactcacgatcttgattcatacataaatgcgatcttctttataaatgaggcgattatcttgcatatagttccctgtattcagatgctgcattcacgtgttcacgtatttacctttcttttactgtctatatttacattacaatccaggatgatagcagtcaaacttgctcaaactcacacagtgtaaaaccaaaccctattcaatacatgtctagcgccccctagtggccaaaaaggtccgtggtgtgcctttaaataaaaaataaaagatttgTGGATTTTTTTAGACATGTTGAAGTGAAGACAAATTAAGGTTAATTAGTTGATTGTTAAATGTATAAATTGCTGGTGGAGACACAAAATTACTCCATACACTGAAAGACAAAAGACAAAACATATGTATGATCCTCtttcagaataaaaaaattattaaaaaggGAATTTTCTGTGTAAATCTTAAGGAGATCTTGGTTACAGCATAGAAAAACAAAAGCTGGTTGAATAAATGATGTAGGATGTTATATGTTATCGGTGGCAGTAAGTTTGTGTAAATTATTCATCTAATAGCCTACTATATCCAGACTTCTGGCATGAATTCTGGTCCATTCTGAAGTCTATTCTACTAAAAACAGCAAAAGACCATGTGACCAATCACTGTCTGTTTACCTTCTTAAGTGCGATACATTGATTAAAAAATTTAAGACAAAAtttacaagacaaaaatattgtaTTGTAAATATTGTAATACTTGTACTATAGACTTGTACTATAGgttgtgtgaacacaaacacccTACAATGAACATAATCCAATCACTCCAAAGCCGTCatgagcttagtcagatagcgtctacttcaaaatgcaaaataaacgttagcagccaatgttaatcgctaaTGATTTGAAACAAATAtggggctctatcatacacccggcgcaatgcagtgcaatgcgcgacaaaagtgtcttttgctagtttcaacccggagtttcacgtttagcgccacgttgtttaaatagcaaatgcatttgcacccaattttgcgcccatgggcgttatgggctgaaaacgaggtgtgttcaggcgcattgttggcgcggtgctattttgaggcaactaaaatagactacgcaataatattttttttatttaatgagcgcgttagtaatatgcacctACAGTATAAACGGGACGAAAAtgtgggtttgcttatcacatacatgaatgcacagcagcacaaaaacgcttttaaatatgaaaattttaaggattaaaatgtaaaagattattattgagtctcttggacataaatgaggaccgattatgagacgttagaaggcgcaaagatctgcttcacctgtagcctgataagtaaataaatgctttgctttaaacaaatgcatctatttttaaatgcttttttaaatgctaccccacggatttattgtatatgatgactctgtacctgtggatatggtgagatgagaaacataactatgctttttttttaattatttcatgagattacaatgattatgtaggatatacatttacagcaattaaaagccttctatttttacttctatgactgaaagaaaacggcttttaaaggttttaataaaaaaaaaacgatttcaataaaaatgaacccaatttttctaataaaatgaaaatgtcacCTGGTCGCTTTCTGTTCCAGCATCCAGCAGGCTCTGTTGTATGGCAAACTGGAGTAAATTATCATCTTCATCTCTCATTGGTTCACTGCGACCTGGACCAAGTTGGGTATATTCTGGTGGAGGCTCAAACACAGACGGGTCCACCTCACACTGCAGGAGCGGCGGTGCCTGATCTAAAAGCAGTAGAGGAAAGAGTAAACCACCTGCTTGGCTCTATACATCGTTGAACAAATGAGCTCCATATTACCAGACTCTGGAGCTTCTTGTGGAGACGGCGGAGATTGTACAGTAACAGAACTGACTGGTTCATCACAGCCACAAAGATTGCTGAAGGTCACGCGGGCGTTTAACACGTGAAACAGAGGAATTTCTAAGAAGGACAATAGTTTAAATGATGAAAGCttaaatattcaaaatataatAAGTTTATTCGATCTATATGATGTGTCTTTTCACCTATCTTTACTGGAAAGCCAGGCGGTAGACGCAAAGTGATGAAATCACGCAGTTTGGCAAAGTGGGCATTAGATATCGCCATGAGGTCAATGATGGGTGTAACTTGCTCGGCCAATGAAAGAGGATGAGCTTCACTTAACCACAGATTGGCCTTAAACCTAAAAGAGACAAATAAAATAACTGTTTAAATTATGATCAGATCATGGCATTCAAGGGTTTCCGAAGAAAATGTACCTCTGCACTTTACTGGTAAGTTCAATAGGCCGGCCAATATCTCTGCCATTCAGATTGAAGTCTGCATCAAAGTACTCTTCGGCTGTGATAGCTGTTGGATTATGAGGACTGGCACACTGAGACACCTGACTCTAGaaacacaataaacaaactGATCTGTGTTCTTACCAATTTATCAACAATTATTTCTGTAAGGAGAGTTATAAATGGTGCCCCATAAgcacacaaataaacaaaatctgAATTATTAAAGAGTTTCTTTATTATTGAAGTTTATTAAATAatgaagataaataaataaataaagtttattaaattaaattttttctaGTTTATGACTGCACTTTAAAATAAggttacatttatttacattagtTTATGCAGTAGCTATCAACTAACaataaaacatatatattttataatgttgattaatgcaaatacattatctcattcttgttcatgttagttcattgagaaTTAACTAATAGATACAAAGAAATTTAAAGtacatgtaaatattaaaatcaaattGACTACAATAACCAATACTTCAACAGCATTAATAATTAATCTTGGTTAATGTTAATGTAACTTACACTTTATTCAAAGTATACATATTTATCAGTATGCATGCTCCATGGAAATCAAACCCAAAACCTTTGTGCTGCTATCCTGATGCTCTACCACTGATCTATAACGGGACTTGCAGTCAGCATTATGTCTCATGAGTATATCATACTCACCCCAGTACTGGAGATGTGCTGCTCAGCAATACCCAAAAAAGACTGAAGAGGTGTTCTGGATCCTGGAAAAGCAGAGGACAACAGCAATGTAATAGTGAGAAATGTAAAAGCCAAATGCATACGAGTTTATTCACTTCTAATGTCTCTACAGATGTGTTTATGTACCTTTGCTCTTGCACTTGTCCTGATCAGAAAGGTGTTCAGTCCGAGAACGTGTTACTAACTCCACATTACTGGCACTGTAAACCTACAGACACAAATCACATAGACAACaaagaaatataataaataCTAATACTTTAGTATTTTCTCCATATTGGGCAAtttcatgcaaatgtcaaccttattatgaaaagtaaagtttttaatcAGATTGATATCTCTCAGATGCCAATATTTGGTGGATTAAATACCCATGCAAAGTCtctgttaaaggggacatttcacaaagatgtcaaataaatctatggtgtcctcagagtacatatatgaagttttagctcaaaataccatatagataatttattataacatgttgtcactttgtaggtttcAGCAAAAATGTGGGTTTTTTGGGGTgtgcccttttaaatgcaaatgagctgatctctgctgtaaatggcagtgctgtggttggatatggcagattaaggggtggtattacctccttctgacatcacaaggggagccacatttcaattacctaaagaatggtttaccaaaactatgtaactgggttgttctttttcactttttctaggttgatagaagcaccagGGACCCAATTtaagcacttaaacataaaaaagtcagattgtatcaccagcattttttatgatttttacaaaagtttaatgccttccagaaaagtttattttttaaataaacaaacatacaatatatcaaataaatgaaCAGACCCTCggcttaaaaaaagtttcattctatcttcatttgttctctttgtatcacctctcaaatatggggaGGTTTCTTCAAAAGTACCAAATTTATAGATAtagagataattgcatttttgtaacaGGCTTTTGTTGGAGATCAGATATAGAGctatgatcaaaacatacacagagtttttactgtttttaaatcagtgtatGCTTTAGTgatttataagttgggtaagagcccCACCTATTGGATAATTGCGGAAAaatggattgccggaaaaactcgtcattggcagggaagcaattcctcttaattgacgagttatctcatcaatggcggggaaagagttaaagttttttatttccataGTTACGTGCGAATTTCACAATTTGGAACTCAGAATTCTGGTTTGTGCCTTTTAATTCACAGAATTTCTAACAAAGTATGTTGTCTCCCAAAAAACGCGTGTCCTTCATTGTCAATCCATAACGCATGCATGCAAAACAATGTTTTCCTCGACTAAAATAGAAAACATGAGTATAGCCTGATCTTTGGACTCTTATCATCAGGggtttaggaaaatataaacagatgtttCAATATATTGCTaataaatagggctgtcacggttatgaaatttggctgacggttaattgtctaataaattgtgctgATTATGACGGTTAATTATCTGTATTAGGGGTTTAACGATTAtggcaaataattttttgttttattgctttgacattcccatacatttttttgttcattaaataattttcacacattgttgtaattattgaattaaatcttttgctaggtttacctggcagtaaatattaatacacaaagtaatctgatactgtctcgtttatacaggtgctgcagctccctcttgtgttttttagagggatgtgcaatcattgcggtgatctgaaataattgcgatgaggtcaaacaatcgcgatgagacgattattaaatcattgtgacagccctactaatAAATGCATTTTCTGAGAATTTATATTTCAAGTTTTCACTGCAAATGTGCTCATATGTCagaatcttaaagggacagttcacccaaatataaaaatttgtcatcatttt from Misgurnus anguillicaudatus chromosome 16, ASM2758022v2, whole genome shotgun sequence carries:
- the ankrd13d gene encoding ankyrin repeat domain-containing protein 13D isoform X1, which gives rise to MAAEAFPLHYLVWNNQYQELDRELLKKQHDVELLDPRARTPLELSVCLGHLESTRVLLRHNADPTHCGSQGWTILQEAVSTGDPELVQLVLQYRDFKRATERLAGIPELLSKLRQARDFYVEMKWEFTSWVPLVSKVCPSDVYRVWKSGSCLRVDTTLLGFEHMTWLKGRRSYIFKGGESGAMVMEVDHEKQVVYTEPLSLSPRDTPSLLAAMLPSQENTAQRITSPIVSTHLNTRNIAFERNKSGIWGWRSEKTEVVSGYEAKVYSASNVELVTRSRTEHLSDQDKCKSKGSRTPLQSFLGIAEQHISSTGSQVSQCASPHNPTAITAEEYFDADFNLNGRDIGRPIELTSKVQRFKANLWLSEAHPLSLAEQVTPIIDLMAISNAHFAKLRDFITLRLPPGFPVKIEIPLFHVLNARVTFSNLCGCDEPVSSVTVQSPPSPQEAPESDQAPPLLQCEVDPSVFEPPPEYTQLGPGRSEPMRDEDDNLLQFAIQQSLLDAGTESDQVTIWEALTNTRPVSQPPLYEEDSQLERAIQESLSLSLAGGDSGESDPGQPSPPDPNLNSPPCYSSLAEPRAPGAFAVASSFDEQLRIAMELSCREQEELDRTRREEEEELERILQLSLTEK
- the ankrd13d gene encoding ankyrin repeat domain-containing protein 13D isoform X2, yielding MAAEAFPLHYLVWNNQYQELDRELLKKQHDVELLDPRARTPLELSVCLGHLESTRVLLRHNADPTHCGSQGWTILQEAVSTGDPELVQLVLQYRDFKRATERLAGIPELLSKLRQARDFYVEMKWEFTSWVSKVCPSDVYRVWKSGSCLRVDTTLLGFEHMTWLKGRRSYIFKGGESGAMVMEVDHEKQVVYTEPLSLSPRDTPSLLAAMLPSQENTAQRITSPIVSTHLNTRNIAFERNKSGIWGWRSEKTEVVSGYEAKVYSASNVELVTRSRTEHLSDQDKCKSKGSRTPLQSFLGIAEQHISSTGSQVSQCASPHNPTAITAEEYFDADFNLNGRDIGRPIELTSKVQRFKANLWLSEAHPLSLAEQVTPIIDLMAISNAHFAKLRDFITLRLPPGFPVKIEIPLFHVLNARVTFSNLCGCDEPVSSVTVQSPPSPQEAPESDQAPPLLQCEVDPSVFEPPPEYTQLGPGRSEPMRDEDDNLLQFAIQQSLLDAGTESDQVTIWEALTNTRPVSQPPLYEEDSQLERAIQESLSLSLAGGDSGESDPGQPSPPDPNLNSPPCYSSLAEPRAPGAFAVASSFDEQLRIAMELSCREQEELDRTRREEEEELERILQLSLTEK